Proteins encoded by one window of Geobacter sp. DSM 9736:
- a CDS encoding pyridoxal phosphate-dependent aminotransferase yields the protein MKLADRVNKIQPSPTLAIDAKAKALKAQGVDVVGFGAGEPDFDTPVNIKEAGKKAIDAGFTKYTPVGGTDELKDAIIAKMKKDHGLEYTRDEISVACGAKHTLYNISQALIQEGDEVIIPAPYWVSYPDQVVLAGGTPVFIETGEETAFKITPAQLEKAITPRTKALILNSPCNPTGTSYTQEELKAIGQVCLKYDFLIISDDIYERLIYDGITFSNIAQVVPELKPRTVVVNGVSKTYSMTGWRIGYACGPKELMAAMTKMQSQSTSNPTSIAQKASVEAIAGSQDAVAEMVKEFEKRRTYIVERLNAMPGVTCFKSTGAFYVFPNFSGVYGKSFNGKKISNSSDFAAYLLEEAKVALVPGVAFGADRYARLSYAISMENIKKGMDRIEEAIKNLS from the coding sequence ATGAAACTTGCAGATCGTGTTAACAAGATCCAGCCTTCCCCGACGCTGGCAATAGATGCCAAGGCAAAAGCCCTCAAGGCTCAGGGTGTCGACGTGGTTGGATTCGGAGCCGGTGAACCGGATTTCGACACTCCCGTAAATATAAAGGAAGCCGGTAAAAAGGCCATCGATGCAGGATTCACAAAATATACTCCGGTCGGCGGAACCGATGAACTTAAAGATGCAATCATCGCAAAGATGAAGAAGGACCACGGGCTGGAGTATACCAGGGATGAAATTTCCGTCGCCTGCGGCGCAAAGCACACACTCTACAACATCTCTCAGGCACTCATTCAGGAAGGGGATGAAGTAATCATACCCGCCCCTTACTGGGTATCGTACCCGGACCAAGTGGTACTTGCCGGCGGAACCCCCGTCTTCATCGAAACCGGAGAGGAAACAGCATTCAAAATCACGCCGGCCCAGCTCGAAAAAGCTATCACGCCCCGCACTAAAGCCCTTATCCTCAACTCCCCCTGCAACCCCACGGGCACCAGCTACACCCAGGAGGAGCTGAAGGCCATCGGCCAGGTCTGCCTGAAGTACGATTTTCTTATCATTTCTGATGATATTTATGAGCGGCTCATCTACGACGGAATCACCTTCAGCAATATCGCACAGGTTGTGCCGGAGCTTAAGCCCCGCACCGTCGTAGTCAACGGCGTCTCAAAGACCTACTCCATGACCGGGTGGCGTATTGGCTACGCCTGCGGACCCAAGGAGCTCATGGCCGCTATGACGAAAATGCAGTCCCAGTCGACCTCCAACCCCACCTCCATCGCCCAGAAAGCGTCGGTTGAAGCCATCGCCGGTTCCCAGGATGCAGTTGCCGAAATGGTGAAAGAGTTCGAAAAACGACGTACATACATAGTCGAGCGGCTCAACGCCATGCCGGGGGTCACCTGCTTCAAATCAACAGGCGCATTCTATGTTTTTCCGAACTTCTCAGGTGTCTACGGGAAAAGTTTCAACGGAAAGAAAATCAGCAATTCTTCCGATTTTGCAGCCTATCTTCTGGAAGAAGCCAAAGTGGCCCTGGTACCTGGAGTAGCGTTCGGAGCCGATAGGTACGCCCGCCTATCTTATGCAATCAGCATGGAGAATATCAAAAAAGGTATGGACCGGATCGAAGAAGCCATCAAAAATTTATCCTGA
- a CDS encoding class II fructose-bisphosphate aldolase → MMNDSLLARVPDIVKSRLGSSSPLCLLNGNDIFGAIGQINMIVMACNPRIRHVIPGIMQAAEELDAILAFELTKSEGGIDGGYTGMTPETFFSTIVEYAGSTNFTKPFLVHADHITIKNTTDTELESARLLIDAQIKAGFTSFALDASFNPLHENIDIIADLAAPIIAAGYSLEVELGEVKPVGSNSELTSVEETEAFLEGLAARGIKPRLLAIDNGSKTGNYIEGQIVNIDLERTKQIHTVAESYGVSGLVQHGITGTPIRIVGKLAEYGIRKGNIGTLWQNVAHAGLPLDLMDAMRQWARDHKQDIKYATRLFKDQIDAIPEENARLIHEMAYREAKEFLTAFGAKGSASRLAIALKDSSCGL, encoded by the coding sequence ATGATGAACGACAGCCTACTTGCACGAGTTCCGGATATAGTGAAAAGCCGACTCGGCTCTTCAAGCCCTCTATGCCTTCTTAACGGCAATGACATTTTCGGCGCCATCGGTCAGATCAACATGATCGTGATGGCATGCAATCCCCGGATAAGGCACGTTATACCCGGCATCATGCAGGCTGCTGAGGAACTTGACGCCATCCTCGCCTTTGAACTCACGAAATCGGAAGGTGGCATCGACGGAGGATATACGGGCATGACGCCCGAAACCTTCTTCAGCACCATTGTCGAGTATGCGGGTTCTACGAATTTCACCAAACCATTCCTCGTTCACGCCGACCACATCACCATCAAGAACACTACGGATACCGAACTGGAATCCGCACGCCTGCTAATCGATGCGCAGATCAAAGCCGGCTTCACCTCCTTTGCCCTGGACGCATCCTTCAATCCGCTTCACGAGAACATTGACATAATCGCAGACCTGGCTGCTCCCATCATTGCAGCAGGGTATTCCCTCGAAGTTGAACTTGGTGAAGTGAAGCCGGTCGGCAGCAATTCCGAGCTGACTTCTGTTGAAGAAACAGAAGCCTTTCTCGAAGGCCTCGCCGCACGGGGCATTAAACCACGTCTTCTTGCAATCGACAACGGATCCAAAACCGGGAACTATATAGAAGGTCAAATAGTAAACATAGACCTGGAACGGACCAAGCAGATCCACACGGTAGCAGAATCCTACGGCGTGTCGGGTCTGGTTCAGCATGGAATTACCGGTACTCCCATCCGTATCGTGGGGAAGCTGGCCGAATATGGAATCAGAAAGGGGAATATCGGAACCCTGTGGCAGAATGTTGCCCATGCCGGACTTCCCCTCGATCTTATGGACGCTATGCGGCAATGGGCGCGCGATCACAAGCAGGACATAAAATACGCAACGAGGCTGTTCAAGGATCAAATAGATGCCATCCCCGAGGAGAATGCGCGGCTGATTCACGAGATGGCGTATCGGGAAGCGAAGGAGTTTCTCACCGCATTCGGCGCCAAGGGAAGTGCCTCGCGGCTCGCGATTGCTTTAAAGGATTCGTCTTGCGGATTGTAG
- a CDS encoding ferredoxin → MKEVYVDREQCISCGLCVSLVPEVFRFEEDKSIAHDPHGAPENRIQECVDGCPVSAIHWREEQE, encoded by the coding sequence ATGAAAGAGGTGTATGTCGACCGGGAACAGTGCATCAGCTGCGGGCTCTGTGTTTCCCTCGTGCCGGAGGTCTTCCGGTTCGAAGAGGATAAGTCCATTGCCCACGACCCGCACGGGGCACCCGAGAACCGGATCCAGGAATGCGTCGACGGCTGCCCTGTCTCGGCCATCCATTGGCGGGAGGAGCAGGAATAA
- the coaD gene encoding pantetheine-phosphate adenylyltransferase, which yields MPRKIAVYPGSFDPITYGHLDIINRGLRIFDKVIIAVARNSAKNSLFTIEERVDLINDVLADNDRAIVDTFDGLLVDYVLAHQATVIIRGLRAVSDFEYEFQIAQMNRSISQHVETLFMMTSVPYSYLSSSIVKEVSSLDGPVEALVPPVVKKALDDKFRSLK from the coding sequence ATGCCGAGAAAGATAGCTGTCTATCCCGGGTCATTCGATCCGATCACGTACGGGCATCTCGACATCATCAACCGGGGGTTGAGGATATTCGACAAAGTCATTATTGCCGTCGCTCGTAACTCGGCGAAAAACTCACTCTTCACCATCGAAGAACGCGTCGACCTGATCAACGATGTCCTCGCCGACAACGACAGGGCAATTGTTGACACCTTTGACGGCCTTCTGGTAGACTACGTCCTCGCTCATCAGGCCACTGTGATCATCCGGGGGCTCCGGGCCGTATCCGACTTCGAGTACGAGTTCCAGATCGCTCAAATGAACCGCAGCATTTCTCAGCATGTGGAGACGCTGTTCATGATGACCTCCGTCCCCTACAGCTACCTTTCATCATCCATCGTAAAGGAAGTAAGTTCGCTTGACGGGCCGGTCGAAGCCCTTGTGCCGCCCGTTGTTAAAAAAGCGCTGGATGACAAATTCCGTTCCCTTAAATAA
- a CDS encoding aspartate carbamoyltransferase catalytic subunit — translation MVFKHKDIIALKDLTKEEILLLLDTAENMREINSRDIKKVPTLRGKTIINLFYEASTRTRTSFEIAGKRLSADTVNISTSTSSSTKGETLLDTAKNLEAMAPDIIVMRHNVSGAHYFLGSRLKSSIINAGDGAHEHPSQGLLDMLTMRDRFGTLEGLKVAIVGDISHSRVARSNISGLTKMGSQIFVSGPPTMIPAGVERLGNVTVCNDMRDAIADADVVMMLRIQLERQGKTMLPTMREYARYYGLNPENLKLAKPGAMVMHPGPINRGVELSSYAADGDQSWILKQVENGVAVRMAMLYHVSGGELTSE, via the coding sequence ATGGTTTTCAAACATAAGGACATTATTGCGCTGAAGGATCTGACCAAGGAGGAAATCCTGCTTCTCCTCGACACAGCGGAGAACATGCGGGAGATCAACAGCCGTGACATCAAGAAGGTTCCGACCCTTCGCGGCAAAACCATCATCAACCTCTTTTACGAGGCATCCACCCGCACCCGCACATCGTTCGAGATCGCAGGGAAGCGGCTGTCCGCCGACACGGTAAACATCAGCACCTCGACCAGCTCGTCCACCAAGGGGGAGACCCTCCTCGATACCGCGAAGAACCTTGAAGCGATGGCACCCGACATCATCGTCATGCGCCACAACGTCTCGGGCGCCCACTACTTCCTCGGAAGCCGCCTCAAGAGCTCCATCATCAACGCCGGAGACGGAGCCCACGAGCACCCCTCCCAGGGGCTTCTCGACATGCTGACCATGCGTGACCGCTTCGGGACGCTGGAGGGGCTGAAGGTCGCCATCGTCGGGGACATCAGTCACAGCCGCGTCGCCCGATCCAACATCTCAGGGCTCACGAAAATGGGATCGCAGATCTTCGTCTCGGGCCCGCCGACGATGATCCCGGCGGGTGTGGAGAGGCTCGGCAACGTCACCGTCTGCAACGACATGCGCGATGCCATCGCCGATGCCGACGTGGTGATGATGCTCCGCATCCAGCTGGAACGCCAGGGGAAGACGATGCTTCCCACGATGCGGGAATACGCCCGCTACTATGGCCTCAATCCGGAGAACCTGAAGCTCGCCAAGCCGGGGGCGATGGTGATGCACCCGGGCCCCATCAACAGGGGTGTCGAGCTCTCCTCCTACGCTGCCGACGGGGACCAGTCGTGGATCCTCAAGCAGGTGGAAAACGGCGTCGCCGTCCGGATGGCGATGCTGTACCATGTAAGCGGCGGGGAGTTAACAAGTGAATAA
- a CDS encoding deoxyguanosinetriphosphate triphosphohydrolase: MERPDLAGYAARSVFSRGRKHREMFRDQRPAFERDRDRIIHCAAFRRLEYKTQVFVNHEGDYYRTRLTHSLEVAQIGKAIARRLKINEELTEALALAHDLGHTPFGHTGEEVLNRLMEGYGGFEHNLQSLRVVDELEERYPGFNGLNLSWEVREGIIKHSSPYDRPVESIGEFLPGVVPTVEAQLINYADEIAYNNHDIDDGLKSGYISMAQLEQVQLWHEAAGMVAANYPGLDPERMKHQTISAMIGMFIKDLTQVTLQNLKDNQISSLEDLRRVNRQVVSFSSSMAAKNRELKRFLLENLYRHFKVERMRVKAERYLVQLFETYVKHPTLLPRKYLRKMEDVGRERVICDYIAGMTDRFALDEYKRLYEPYEPV; the protein is encoded by the coding sequence ATGGAGCGTCCCGACCTGGCAGGTTATGCAGCCCGGAGCGTGTTTTCCCGCGGAAGAAAACACCGGGAGATGTTTCGGGACCAGCGTCCAGCATTTGAGCGTGACCGTGACCGGATCATCCATTGTGCCGCATTCCGCAGGCTAGAATATAAAACCCAGGTCTTTGTCAACCATGAGGGGGACTATTACCGCACCCGGCTTACTCATTCTCTAGAGGTAGCTCAGATAGGCAAAGCCATTGCCCGGAGATTGAAGATCAATGAAGAGCTCACTGAGGCGCTTGCTCTTGCACACGATCTTGGACACACTCCCTTCGGTCACACTGGTGAAGAGGTTCTGAACCGGCTGATGGAGGGTTATGGTGGGTTCGAACACAACCTGCAGTCGCTGCGGGTTGTAGACGAACTGGAGGAGCGCTACCCGGGTTTCAACGGACTGAATCTTTCCTGGGAGGTGCGGGAAGGCATCATCAAGCATTCCTCTCCTTATGACAGGCCTGTCGAAAGCATAGGTGAATTCCTCCCGGGCGTGGTGCCAACTGTCGAGGCCCAATTGATCAACTACGCCGATGAAATAGCATACAACAACCATGACATCGACGACGGGCTCAAGTCCGGCTATATATCCATGGCCCAACTGGAGCAGGTCCAGCTGTGGCATGAGGCTGCAGGTATGGTTGCTGCAAATTATCCCGGGCTGGATCCAGAGCGGATGAAGCATCAGACGATAAGCGCGATGATAGGTATGTTTATCAAGGACCTGACACAGGTAACGCTTCAGAACCTGAAGGATAACCAAATATCTTCTCTTGAGGACCTTCGCCGCGTAAACCGCCAGGTAGTCAGCTTCAGTTCCTCCATGGCCGCCAAAAACAGGGAGCTTAAGCGGTTTCTTCTGGAGAACCTCTACCGCCACTTCAAGGTGGAGCGTATGCGGGTCAAAGCTGAGCGGTACCTAGTACAGCTATTCGAAACCTATGTAAAGCACCCGACACTTCTGCCAAGGAAGTATCTCAGGAAAATGGAGGACGTAGGGCGGGAACGTGTTATCTGTGACTATATCGCGGGGATGACGGACCGGTTCGCGCTTGATGAGTACAAACGCCTCTACGAACCGTACGAGCCGGTCTAG
- the lepA gene encoding translation elongation factor 4 — protein sequence MSLERIRNFSIIAHIDHGKSTLADRLLEYTGALSDREKQDQFLDKMDLERERGITIKAQTVRLTYRADDGKEYILNLIDTPGHVDFTYEVSRSLAACEGALLVVDASQGVEAQTLANVYLAIDNNLEVFPVLNKIDLPAADPERVQQEIEEIIGLDAHDAVHASAKEGIGTREILEEIVRKIPSPSGEREKPLKALLFDSWYDQYQGVIILIRLIDGVLKKGDKILLMSTGSSYEALKVGVFAPVMREVPELSAGEVGFIIAGIKEVKDAKVGDTVTHFHRQCGAPLDGFKEVKPMVFSGLYPIDTVQYEQLRDALAKLKLNDSSFSYEPETSLALGFGFRCGFLGLLHMEIIQERLEREFNLELITTAPTVVYRVHKVGGQVITIESANLLPPVQEIDYLEEPFILASIHAPNEYVGGILALCEEKRGIQREIKYLTPTRVMIVYELPLNEVVLDFYDRLKSITKGYASLDYEQLDYRQSDLVRMNILINGEAVDALSLIIHKEKAYFRGRDLVSKMKELIPRQMFEVAIQAAIGNKVIARETVKAMRKDVLAKCYGGDITRKRKLLEKQKEGKKRMKNVGNVELPQEAFLAILRVEDK from the coding sequence ATGAGCCTAGAACGCATTCGCAATTTTTCCATAATCGCGCACATTGACCATGGCAAGTCCACCCTCGCCGATCGGCTTCTAGAGTACACCGGGGCGCTCTCCGACCGGGAGAAGCAGGACCAGTTCCTCGACAAGATGGACCTGGAGCGGGAACGAGGCATCACCATCAAGGCGCAGACGGTGCGGCTGACCTACCGGGCTGACGACGGGAAAGAGTACATCCTCAACCTGATCGACACCCCCGGCCACGTTGACTTCACCTATGAGGTCTCCCGCTCCCTTGCCGCCTGCGAGGGTGCGCTCCTCGTGGTAGACGCCTCACAGGGGGTAGAGGCCCAGACCCTCGCCAACGTTTACCTCGCCATCGACAACAACCTCGAGGTTTTCCCGGTTCTCAACAAGATCGACCTTCCCGCTGCCGACCCGGAGCGGGTCCAGCAGGAGATCGAGGAGATCATCGGTCTCGACGCCCACGATGCCGTCCACGCGAGCGCCAAGGAGGGCATCGGCACCCGGGAGATCCTTGAGGAGATCGTGCGGAAAATTCCATCGCCTTCGGGAGAACGGGAGAAGCCCCTCAAGGCGCTCCTTTTCGATTCCTGGTACGACCAGTACCAGGGGGTGATCATTCTCATCCGTCTCATCGACGGGGTGCTCAAGAAGGGGGACAAAATCCTTCTCATGTCCACCGGCAGCAGCTACGAGGCGCTCAAGGTGGGGGTCTTTGCCCCGGTGATGCGGGAGGTGCCAGAGCTTTCTGCGGGAGAGGTCGGCTTCATCATCGCCGGCATCAAGGAGGTGAAGGACGCCAAGGTAGGTGATACCGTCACCCATTTCCACCGGCAGTGCGGGGCGCCTCTCGACGGCTTCAAGGAAGTGAAGCCGATGGTGTTCTCCGGTCTTTACCCCATCGACACGGTCCAATACGAGCAGCTTCGGGACGCCCTTGCCAAGCTGAAGTTGAATGACTCCTCCTTCTCCTACGAGCCGGAGACTTCGCTCGCCCTCGGGTTCGGCTTTCGTTGCGGCTTCCTTGGCCTTCTCCATATGGAGATCATCCAGGAGCGGCTAGAGCGTGAGTTCAACCTGGAGCTGATCACCACCGCTCCCACCGTCGTCTACCGCGTTCATAAAGTGGGGGGGCAGGTAATCACCATCGAGAGCGCCAACCTGCTCCCGCCGGTGCAGGAGATCGATTACCTCGAGGAGCCTTTCATCCTCGCCTCCATCCACGCCCCCAATGAATACGTCGGGGGGATTCTCGCGCTATGCGAGGAGAAGCGGGGGATTCAGCGGGAGATCAAGTACCTCACCCCCACCCGGGTGATGATCGTTTACGAACTCCCCTTGAACGAGGTGGTCCTGGACTTCTACGACCGCCTGAAGTCGATCACCAAGGGCTACGCATCCCTCGACTACGAGCAGCTCGACTACCGGCAGAGCGACCTGGTGCGGATGAACATCCTCATCAACGGAGAAGCTGTGGACGCTCTCTCGCTCATCATCCACAAAGAAAAGGCCTACTTCCGCGGACGAGACCTGGTCTCGAAGATGAAGGAGCTAATCCCTCGGCAGATGTTTGAGGTGGCGATCCAGGCTGCCATCGGTAACAAGGTGATAGCGCGGGAGACGGTGAAGGCGATGCGAAAGGACGTGCTCGCAAAGTGCTACGGCGGTGATATCACCAGGAAGCGTAAACTGCTCGAGAAGCAGAAGGAAGGGAAGAAGCGGATGAAGAACGTGGGGAACGTGGAACTTCCTCAGGAAGCGTTCCTTGCCATCCTGCGGGTCGAGGACAAGTAA
- a CDS encoding dihydroorotase, with product MNMLIKGGRVIDPSQGIDDTLDVLVENGTIKEIGKGLSPAGKVETIDAAGKIVTPGLIDMHVHLRDPGLEYKEDIVTGTRAAAAGGFTSVACMPNTKPVNDNKAITTYILAKAKAEGVVNVFPIGAITQGSKGETLAEMGELKEAGCVAVSDDGRPVVNSEVMRRALEYARGMGMMVISHAEDLALVGEGVMNEGFTATEIGLKGIPWAAEDSATARDVYLAEFTGSPVHIAHVSTKGALRIIRNAKARGVKVTCETAPHYFTLTEDAVRGYNTNAKMNPPLRSAEDMAAIKAGLADGTIDAIATDHAPHHLDEKDIEFNLAMNGIIGLETSLPLSLRLVEEGVLTLAAMVEKMASNPAKILRIDRGTLRKGAPADITLIDPKLEWTVTAEGLSSKSKNSPWLGEKMKGAAVCTIVAGKVVYKR from the coding sequence ATGAATATGCTGATCAAGGGAGGACGGGTGATCGACCCGTCGCAGGGGATTGACGATACGCTCGATGTTCTCGTGGAGAACGGGACGATCAAGGAGATCGGCAAAGGGCTCTCTCCGGCGGGGAAGGTCGAGACGATCGATGCCGCCGGCAAAATCGTGACGCCGGGGCTCATCGACATGCACGTCCACCTGCGCGACCCGGGGCTTGAGTACAAGGAGGACATCGTCACCGGCACCCGCGCAGCGGCCGCCGGCGGGTTCACCTCCGTCGCCTGCATGCCCAACACGAAGCCGGTCAATGACAACAAGGCGATTACCACCTACATCCTCGCCAAGGCGAAGGCGGAAGGGGTGGTGAACGTATTCCCCATCGGCGCCATTACCCAGGGGAGCAAGGGCGAGACCCTCGCCGAGATGGGGGAGCTCAAGGAAGCCGGATGCGTCGCGGTTTCCGACGACGGCCGGCCCGTCGTCAACTCGGAGGTGATGCGCCGTGCTCTCGAGTACGCCCGCGGAATGGGGATGATGGTGATCTCCCATGCCGAGGACCTGGCGCTCGTGGGGGAGGGTGTGATGAACGAGGGGTTCACCGCCACCGAGATCGGCCTCAAGGGGATTCCCTGGGCCGCCGAGGACTCCGCCACCGCCCGTGACGTCTACCTCGCCGAGTTCACCGGCTCCCCGGTCCACATCGCCCACGTCTCCACTAAGGGGGCGTTGCGCATCATCCGGAACGCCAAGGCGCGGGGGGTGAAGGTTACCTGCGAGACGGCGCCCCACTACTTCACCCTCACCGAGGATGCGGTGCGCGGCTACAACACGAATGCAAAGATGAACCCGCCGCTTCGGTCGGCGGAGGACATGGCCGCTATCAAGGCGGGGCTTGCCGACGGGACCATCGATGCCATCGCCACCGACCACGCCCCGCATCATCTGGATGAGAAGGATATCGAATTCAACCTCGCCATGAACGGGATCATAGGCCTTGAAACCTCGCTCCCGCTCTCCCTCCGCCTCGTGGAGGAAGGGGTGTTGACTCTTGCTGCAATGGTTGAGAAAATGGCATCCAACCCGGCAAAAATTCTTAGGATCGACCGCGGGACCCTCAGGAAGGGCGCACCCGCCGACATCACCCTTATCGACCCGAAGCTCGAGTGGACAGTGACGGCGGAGGGGCTGTCCAGCAAGTCGAAGAATTCACCCTGGCTCGGCGAGAAGATGAAGGGCGCCGCGGTGTGCACCATCGTCGCCGGCAAGGTCGTGTATAAACGGTAA
- the pyrR gene encoding bifunctional pyr operon transcriptional regulator/uracil phosphoribosyltransferase PyrR, with protein MAAEKTVILDSTGVRRALTRIAHEILERNKGVQDLVLVGIRTGGVYLAKELALRLEEIEGVKLPVGAVDITLYRDDIKGHTAHLPVGNTDIPFSIEGKRVVLFDDVLYTGRTIRAALDALMDHGRPTAIQLAVLVDRGHRELPIRADFVGRNVPTSRAESIIVAFDADEKPVEVIVEKP; from the coding sequence GTGGCAGCTGAGAAAACGGTGATTCTCGACAGCACTGGGGTCAGGAGAGCCCTTACGCGTATCGCCCACGAAATTCTCGAACGGAACAAAGGGGTGCAGGATCTGGTCCTCGTGGGGATCAGGACCGGCGGAGTCTATCTCGCCAAGGAGCTGGCCCTCCGGCTTGAGGAGATCGAAGGAGTGAAGCTTCCTGTGGGAGCGGTTGACATTACACTCTACCGGGACGACATCAAGGGGCATACCGCCCACCTCCCTGTCGGCAACACAGATATTCCGTTCAGCATTGAAGGGAAGCGTGTGGTGCTCTTCGACGACGTCCTCTATACAGGCCGAACCATTCGGGCAGCCCTGGATGCTCTCATGGACCATGGGAGGCCGACTGCCATACAGCTTGCGGTCCTTGTGGACCGGGGACATCGTGAACTGCCGATCAGAGCCGACTTTGTCGGGAGGAATGTCCCTACGAGCCGTGCCGAGAGCATCATCGTAGCCTTCGATGCCGACGAAAAGCCGGTTGAAGTAATTGTCGAGAAGCCGTAG
- the lepB gene encoding signal peptidase I, with product MTEYNNEEKQGQAVREAESAPKKKHIVREYAESIIIAVLLALVIRTFVVQAFKIPSGSMEDTLAIGDHILVSKFIYGTEIPFTNKKVLKIRDPRRGDVIVFEYPEDPSKDFIKRVVGTPGDVVEGRNKQVFVNGKLYVNPHEVHKEKEVIPKEMNPRDNFGPVTVPPDAYFVMGDNRDRSYDSRFWKFVTADKIKGLAFIKYWSWDKENFRVRFGSIGKLID from the coding sequence ATGACAGAATACAACAACGAGGAGAAGCAGGGGCAGGCGGTTCGTGAGGCAGAAAGCGCGCCGAAGAAGAAGCATATCGTCCGTGAATATGCCGAATCGATTATTATCGCAGTCCTCCTCGCTCTCGTAATCAGAACATTCGTGGTGCAGGCGTTCAAGATCCCTTCCGGCTCAATGGAAGATACTCTGGCAATAGGGGATCACATCCTGGTCAGTAAGTTCATCTACGGCACAGAGATACCCTTCACCAACAAAAAGGTCCTCAAGATCCGGGACCCGCGCCGGGGAGATGTTATCGTTTTCGAGTATCCTGAGGACCCGAGCAAGGATTTCATCAAGCGGGTAGTCGGTACTCCCGGCGATGTGGTGGAGGGGCGCAACAAACAGGTTTTCGTGAACGGTAAGCTATACGTGAATCCCCATGAGGTTCACAAGGAGAAGGAGGTCATCCCTAAAGAGATGAATCCTCGGGACAACTTCGGCCCCGTTACCGTGCCCCCTGATGCCTACTTTGTCATGGGTGATAACCGTGATCGTTCCTACGACAGCCGCTTTTGGAAATTCGTTACCGCTGACAAGATCAAGGGTTTAGCCTTCATCAAGTACTGGTCCTGGGACAAGGAGAATTTCCGCGTACGTTTCGGGAGCATCGGCAAACTGATCGACTGA
- the rsmD gene encoding 16S rRNA (guanine(966)-N(2))-methyltransferase RsmD, whose product MRIVAGSAKGRKLLVPKGQRVRPTADRVKEAVFSILKTLLGDLDGCRVLDIFAGTGNLGIEALSRGAASAVFIDNHRESALTIEKNIRLAGFSEKCRIIQSDALRALQAIEKERIRFRLVFLDPPYRIGFAEKVLNHLGTSTVIEPGAVIVTEHSLQENLQDRFGNLQKFDARTYGDTALSFFSPEEREEFPVADET is encoded by the coding sequence TTGCGGATTGTAGCGGGATCCGCCAAAGGAAGAAAACTGCTCGTCCCGAAGGGACAGCGGGTGAGGCCTACGGCTGACAGGGTGAAAGAAGCTGTATTCAGCATCTTGAAAACCCTCCTGGGCGATCTCGACGGCTGCCGGGTCCTCGACATCTTCGCCGGAACCGGCAACCTGGGAATAGAAGCATTGAGCCGTGGTGCAGCAAGTGCGGTCTTTATCGACAATCACCGAGAATCCGCATTGACGATCGAGAAGAACATCAGATTAGCCGGGTTCAGCGAAAAATGTCGGATAATTCAGAGCGACGCACTCCGAGCTCTTCAGGCGATTGAAAAGGAGAGAATCCGCTTCCGACTCGTCTTTCTGGACCCTCCTTACCGAATTGGATTTGCGGAGAAGGTACTCAACCACCTGGGCACTTCGACTGTAATCGAACCCGGGGCTGTTATCGTAACTGAGCATTCGCTACAGGAGAACCTCCAGGACCGTTTCGGAAACCTGCAGAAGTTCGATGCACGCACATATGGCGACACAGCACTCTCCTTCTTCAGCCCTGAGGAAAGAGAAGAATTCCCCGTTGCCGACGAGACCTGA
- the yhbY gene encoding ribosome assembly RNA-binding protein YhbY, producing the protein MLSGKQKRFLRGLGHSLKPVILVGKGEVDEGLIAETGEALAFHELIKVKVLESCLMEKTEVAQAIAVACGAEVAQILGRTILLYKQSKERKIELPR; encoded by the coding sequence ATGTTAAGCGGTAAGCAGAAACGGTTCCTGAGAGGGCTCGGCCATTCCCTCAAGCCTGTTATTCTTGTCGGAAAGGGAGAGGTAGATGAGGGGCTCATTGCTGAGACAGGTGAGGCACTCGCTTTTCATGAGCTGATAAAGGTCAAGGTGCTCGAAAGCTGCCTGATGGAGAAAACAGAGGTGGCTCAGGCCATTGCCGTAGCGTGCGGAGCTGAGGTTGCCCAGATCCTCGGCCGCACCATCCTGCTCTACAAACAGAGCAAGGAACGGAAGATTGAACTTCCACGGTAA